One genomic region from Osmerus mordax isolate fOsmMor3 chromosome 4, fOsmMor3.pri, whole genome shotgun sequence encodes:
- the c2cd5 gene encoding C2 domain-containing protein 5 isoform X1, whose product MPGKLKAKIVAGRHLPVMDRASDLTDAFVEVKFGNTTFKTDVYHKSLNPQWNSEWFKFEVDDEDLQDEPLQITVLDHDTYSANDAIGKVYIDIDPLLCSEAATVISGWFPIYDTIHGIRGEINVLVKVDLFNDLNRFRQSSCGVKFFCTTSIPRCYRAALVHGFVEELVVNEDPEYQWIDRIRTPRASNEARQRLISLMSGELQRKIGLKVLEMGGNAVVGYLQCFDLEGESGLVVRAIGTACTLDKLSSGTSSNTNTNTHTHSNTAPASNACNSPSKDSKEPVFSEDPPSSSAPPTPLKVLPSSSPPPMSPSKPCSRQSSSSDTDLSLTPKTGMGSGGSAGKEAGPLKTLLRQQTQTALEQRGAASSGLLLSAGEFPFFTLTCFPPGFLIHAGGVVSARSVKLLDRIHNPDEPETRDAWWEEIRQEIKSHAKALGCHAVVGYSESTSICEEVCILSASGTAAILNPRFMREGCLDVGGSDHRLSRQPAPVMGGSDRVEGEFSSAWLGFEDSSPTSCGFCHIPYDELNMPFPAQLTYCYQCRRQKVPDVLFTTIDLPTEAAVNGKGCLIQARLCRLKKKAQGEVNATAISNLLPFMEYELHTQLMNKLKLRCMNALFGLRIQISVGENMLLGLASATGVYLTALPAPGGIQIAGKAPGDLSYEQHIATIQKRINDTIGKNKELYHIHPPKLFALDPEAFGCINMEVTEEVVGSPIPEPRQRSRLFRSQSESSDDLSELDLSHGKKDAFVLEIDDTDAVEDIHSLLTDAATPTGFYSCNTEIMPGIQNWTGSLQMFTSVRVFRLSNANLTNQGLNKTFIDLCENLLKSLYFKLRSMVPCCLCHLNFAVAVPEEDLIQVAVTAVAMSFDKDQAQERPGVDKTITKGSAETEEQLQFSLELCAESSASNQPPGRTSGVTDCGNAHPSSRAPSVDYGSFADRCSTWLELLRLKAHTIRRGSVKTISSSERCSPLPEGRSRSLRSTRSFGGGSVTVVKMTPLSFIPGTRIVKYLGIINMFFIRETTSLREEGGVSGFLHSFIAEVFAMVRAHVAALGGNAVVSYSMKECVFMENPNKNQAQCLINVSGDAVIFVRDSDLEATPPLMSCGQVCSSGTDGTT is encoded by the exons ATGCCAGGGAAATTGAAAGCCAAAattgtggcgggccgccacttGCCTGTAATGGACAGAGCCAGTGACCTGACAGATGCTTTTGTAGAG GTCAAGTTTGGAAACACAACTTTTAAAACGGATGTCTATCACAAATCACTCAACCCACAATGGAACTCTGAATGGTTCAAATTTGAG GTTGACGACGAAGACTTGCAGGACGAGCCCTTGCAAATCACGGTGTTGGACCATGACACGTACAGTGCCAACGATGCCATAGGGAAGGTTTACATTGACATCGACCCTCTGCTGTGCAGCGAAGCTGCCACTGTCATCTCCGGCTGGTTCCCCATCTACGACACCATACACG GTATCCGAGGGGAGATCAATGTCCTGGTGAAGGTCGACCTCTTCAACGATCTGAACCGCTTCCGACAGTCCTCCTGTGGCGTGAAGTTCTTCTGCA CTACGTCCATCCCGCGCTGCTACCGGGCGGCGCTGGTCCATggctttgtggaggagctggtcgTGAATGAGGACCCAGAGTACCAGTGGATTGACCGCATCCGAACCCCGCGCGCCTCCAACGAGGCCCGGCAGAGACTCATCTCCCTCATGTCCG GCGAGTTGCAGAGGAAGATAGGTCTAAAGGTGTTGGAGATGGGTGGGAACGCGGTGGTGGGTTACCTCCAGTGTTTCGACCTGGAGGGGGAGTCGGGACTGGTGGTCCGGGCCATTGGGACTGCCTGCACGCTGGACAAACTCAGCTCTGGAACTTCATCCAACaccaacactaacacacacacacactcaaacacagcaCCAGCGTCAAACGCCTGCAACTCTCCGTCCAAAGACAGCAAAGA GCCTGTGTTCAGTgaggaccccccctcctcctctgccccccccacccctctcaaagtcctcccctcctcctctcctccgcccatGTCTCCCTCCAAGCCATGCAGCCgccagtcctcctcctcagacactGACCTCAGTCTGACGCCCAAGACTG GAATGGGGAGTGGGGGCAGCGCTGGGAAGGAGGCGGGGCCCCTGAAGACTCTGTTGAGGCAGCAGACGCAGACGGCTCTGGAGCAAAGG GGAGCCGCCTCCTCTGGTTTGTTGCTAAGTGCCGGG GAGTTCCCCTTCTTCACTCTGACCTGTTTCCCCCCCGGTTTCCTGATCCACGCGGGGGGCGTGGTCAGCGCGCGCTCCGTCAAGCTGCTCGATCGCATCCACAACCCAG atgaGCCAGAGACTCGTGATGCGTGGTGGGAGGAGATTCGCCAAGAGATCAAGTCTCATGCCAAAGCCCTGGGCTGCCATGCTGTTGTGGGATACAGCGAGAGCACCAGCATCTG cgagGAAGTCTGCATTCTCTCAGCATCGGGTACAGCCGCCATCTTGAATCCACGGTTCATGCGCGAGGGCTGTCTGGACGTCGGTGGAAGCGACCACAGGTTGTCACGGCAACCCGCCCCTGTCATGGGGGGGTCGGACAGGGTCGAGGGGGAATTTAGCTCAGCCTGGCTGGG GTTTGAGGATTCATCCCCCACTAGCTGTGGCTTCTGTCATATCCCCTATGATGAACTCAACATGCCCTTCCCTGCCCAGCTCACCTACTGTTACCAATGTCGACGGCAGAAg GTTCCAGACGTGCTCTTCACAACCATCGACCTGCCAACGGAGGCTGCCGTCAACGGGAAGGGCTGCCTCATACAGGCTag gctGTGCCGTCTGAAGAAGAAGGCCCAGGGGGAGGTGAACGCCACGGCCATCTCCAACCTGCTGCCCTTCATGGAGTACGAGCTGCACACCCAGCTCATGAACAAACTCAAGCTGCGCTGCATGAACGCTCTGTTCGGCCTGCGCATTCAGATCAGCGTGGGAGAGAACATGCTGCTAGGCCTtgcc tctgcCACGGGTGTGTACCTCACAGCCCTCCCTGCCCCGGGGGGTATCCAGATAGCAGGCAAGGCGCCTGGAGACCTGAGCTACGAACAGCACATCGCCACCATCCAGAAACGCATCAACGACACCATCGGCAAGAACAAGGAGCTCTACCACATCCACCCGCCG AAATTATTTGCGCTGGACCCTGAGGCATTCGGCTGCATAAACATG gaagtgacagaggaggtggtgggttcTCCCATCCCAGAGCCCAGACAGAGGTCCCGCCTGTTCCGCTCGCAGTCCGAGAGCTCTGACGATCTCTCTGAACTGGACCTGTCCCACGGCAAGAAGGATGCCTTCgtgctggag ATTGACGACACTGACGCGGTGGAGGACATCCACTCCCTCCTCACTGACGCAGCCACACCCACAG GTTTCTACAGCTGTAACACTGAGATCATGCCTGGGATTCAAAACTGGACTGGCAGTCTACAG atGTTTACGTCCGTGCGGGTGTTTAGGTTAAGCAATGCCAATTTGACCAACCAGGGCCTGAATAAGACCTTCATTGACCTGTGTGAGAACCTGCTGAAG AGTCTGTACTTCAAGCTGCGCTCCATGGTGCCCTGCTGTCTGTGCCATCTGAACTTCGCTGTAGCTGTGCCAGAGGAGGATCTCATAcag GTTGCGGTGACGGCGGTAGCGATGAGTTTTGATAAGGACCAGgctcaggagagaccaggagtggACAAGACTATCACCAAGG GGAGCGCAGAGACCGAAGAGCAGTTGCAGTTCTCCTTGGAGCTGTGCGCTGAGTCATCGGCCAGCAACCAGCCTCCAGGCCGAACCTCAG GTGTCACAGACTGCGGCAACGCCCACCCGTCGTCCAGAG ctccctccgTTGATTACGGTTCCTTTGCAGACAGATGCAGCACCTGGCTAGAGCTGCTTAGGCTGAAAGCTCACACCATAAGACGAGGATCAGTTAAGACAA TCTCGTCATCAGAGCGCTGCAGTCCTCTACCAGAGGGGCGTTCCCGCTCGCTGCGTTCCACACGCTCATTCGGAGGCGGGTCGGTAACCGTGGTGAAGATGACGCCGCTGTCTTTCATTCCCGGAACCCGCATCGTTAAATACCTTGGAAtcatcaacatgttcttcatcaGAGAGACCACATCACTACGGGAG GAGGGTGGTGTGAGCGGGTTCCTGCACTCGTTTATTGCTGAAGTGTTTGCAATGGTCCGGGCCCACGTAGCAGCACTGGGGGGCAATGCAGTGGTCTCCTACAGCAtgaaggagtgtgtgttcatggagaACCCCAACAAGAACCAG GCTCAGTGTCTCATCAATGTGAGCGGCGACGCCGTCATCTTCGTCCGAGACTCCGACCTggaggccacgccccctttgATGAGCTGTGGACAGGTCTGCAGCAGTGGGACAGACGGGACCACATGa
- the c2cd5 gene encoding C2 domain-containing protein 5 isoform X11 — MPGKLKAKIVAGRHLPVMDRASDLTDAFVEVKFGNTTFKTDVYHKSLNPQWNSEWFKFEVDDEDLQDEPLQITVLDHDTYSANDAIGKVYIDIDPLLCSEAATVISGWFPIYDTIHGIRGEINVLVKVDLFNDLNRFRQSSCGVKFFCTTSIPRCYRAALVHGFVEELVVNEDPEYQWIDRIRTPRASNEARQRLISLMSGELQRKIGLKVLEMGGNAVVGYLQCFDLEGESGLVVRAIGTACTLDKLSSGTSSNTNTNTHTHSNTAPASNACNSPSKDSKEPVFSEDPPSSSAPPTPLKVLPSSSPPPMSPSKPCSRQSSSSDTDLSLTPKTVKTRPGIFLSPSSPSLSSESLPLPLIGPIAHGLRPVSRATSPPPLFSVQSDSAVMRKCVSFSEDLLLAASGMGSGGSAGKEAGPLKTLLRQQTQTALEQRGAASSGLLLSAGEFPFFTLTCFPPGFLIHAGGVVSARSVKLLDRIHNPDEPETRDAWWEEIRQEIKSHAKALGCHAVVGYSESTSICEEVCILSASGTAAILNPRFMREGCLDVGGSDHRLSRQPAPVMGGSDRVEGEFSSAWLGFEDSSPTSCGFCHIPYDELNMPFPAQLTYCYQCRRQKVPDVLFTTIDLPTEAAVNGKGCLIQARLCRLKKKAQGEVNATAISNLLPFMEYELHTQLMNKLKLRCMNALFGLRIQISVGENMLLGLASATGVYLTALPAPGGIQIAGKAPGDLSYEQHIATIQKRINDTIGKNKELYHIHPPEVTEEVVGSPIPEPRQRSRLFRSQSESSDDLSELDLSHGKKDAFVLEIDDTDAVEDIHSLLTDAATPTGFYSCNTEIMPGIQNWTGSLQMFTSVRVFRLSNANLTNQGLNKTFIDLCENLLKSLYFKLRSMVPCCLCHLNFAVAVPEEDLIQVAVTAVAMSFDKDQAQERPGVDKTITKGSAETEEQLQFSLELCAESSASNQPPGRTSGVTDCGNAHPSSRAPSVDYGSFADRCSTWLELLRLKAHTIRRGSVKTISSSERCSPLPEGRSRSLRSTRSFGGGSVTVVKMTPLSFIPGTRIVKYLGIINMFFIRETTSLREEGGVSGFLHSFIAEVFAMVRAHVAALGGNAVVSYSMKECVFMENPNKNQAQCLINVSGDAVIFVRDSDLEATPPLMSCGQVCSSGTDGTT, encoded by the exons ATGCCAGGGAAATTGAAAGCCAAAattgtggcgggccgccacttGCCTGTAATGGACAGAGCCAGTGACCTGACAGATGCTTTTGTAGAG GTCAAGTTTGGAAACACAACTTTTAAAACGGATGTCTATCACAAATCACTCAACCCACAATGGAACTCTGAATGGTTCAAATTTGAG GTTGACGACGAAGACTTGCAGGACGAGCCCTTGCAAATCACGGTGTTGGACCATGACACGTACAGTGCCAACGATGCCATAGGGAAGGTTTACATTGACATCGACCCTCTGCTGTGCAGCGAAGCTGCCACTGTCATCTCCGGCTGGTTCCCCATCTACGACACCATACACG GTATCCGAGGGGAGATCAATGTCCTGGTGAAGGTCGACCTCTTCAACGATCTGAACCGCTTCCGACAGTCCTCCTGTGGCGTGAAGTTCTTCTGCA CTACGTCCATCCCGCGCTGCTACCGGGCGGCGCTGGTCCATggctttgtggaggagctggtcgTGAATGAGGACCCAGAGTACCAGTGGATTGACCGCATCCGAACCCCGCGCGCCTCCAACGAGGCCCGGCAGAGACTCATCTCCCTCATGTCCG GCGAGTTGCAGAGGAAGATAGGTCTAAAGGTGTTGGAGATGGGTGGGAACGCGGTGGTGGGTTACCTCCAGTGTTTCGACCTGGAGGGGGAGTCGGGACTGGTGGTCCGGGCCATTGGGACTGCCTGCACGCTGGACAAACTCAGCTCTGGAACTTCATCCAACaccaacactaacacacacacacactcaaacacagcaCCAGCGTCAAACGCCTGCAACTCTCCGTCCAAAGACAGCAAAGA GCCTGTGTTCAGTgaggaccccccctcctcctctgccccccccacccctctcaaagtcctcccctcctcctctcctccgcccatGTCTCCCTCCAAGCCATGCAGCCgccagtcctcctcctcagacactGACCTCAGTCTGACGCCCAAGACTG TGAAGACCCGGCCGGGGATATTCCTCAGTCCCAGCTCCCCGTCCCTCTCCTCCgagtccctccccctgcctcttatTGGGCCAATCGCCCACGGCCTCAGGCCTGTTTCTAGGGCCACCAGTccgccccccctcttctccgtCCAATCAGACTCAGCCGtgatgagaaagtgtgtgtcgtTCAGTGAGGATCTGCTGCTGGCGGCCTCCG GAATGGGGAGTGGGGGCAGCGCTGGGAAGGAGGCGGGGCCCCTGAAGACTCTGTTGAGGCAGCAGACGCAGACGGCTCTGGAGCAAAGG GGAGCCGCCTCCTCTGGTTTGTTGCTAAGTGCCGGG GAGTTCCCCTTCTTCACTCTGACCTGTTTCCCCCCCGGTTTCCTGATCCACGCGGGGGGCGTGGTCAGCGCGCGCTCCGTCAAGCTGCTCGATCGCATCCACAACCCAG atgaGCCAGAGACTCGTGATGCGTGGTGGGAGGAGATTCGCCAAGAGATCAAGTCTCATGCCAAAGCCCTGGGCTGCCATGCTGTTGTGGGATACAGCGAGAGCACCAGCATCTG cgagGAAGTCTGCATTCTCTCAGCATCGGGTACAGCCGCCATCTTGAATCCACGGTTCATGCGCGAGGGCTGTCTGGACGTCGGTGGAAGCGACCACAGGTTGTCACGGCAACCCGCCCCTGTCATGGGGGGGTCGGACAGGGTCGAGGGGGAATTTAGCTCAGCCTGGCTGGG GTTTGAGGATTCATCCCCCACTAGCTGTGGCTTCTGTCATATCCCCTATGATGAACTCAACATGCCCTTCCCTGCCCAGCTCACCTACTGTTACCAATGTCGACGGCAGAAg GTTCCAGACGTGCTCTTCACAACCATCGACCTGCCAACGGAGGCTGCCGTCAACGGGAAGGGCTGCCTCATACAGGCTag gctGTGCCGTCTGAAGAAGAAGGCCCAGGGGGAGGTGAACGCCACGGCCATCTCCAACCTGCTGCCCTTCATGGAGTACGAGCTGCACACCCAGCTCATGAACAAACTCAAGCTGCGCTGCATGAACGCTCTGTTCGGCCTGCGCATTCAGATCAGCGTGGGAGAGAACATGCTGCTAGGCCTtgcc tctgcCACGGGTGTGTACCTCACAGCCCTCCCTGCCCCGGGGGGTATCCAGATAGCAGGCAAGGCGCCTGGAGACCTGAGCTACGAACAGCACATCGCCACCATCCAGAAACGCATCAACGACACCATCGGCAAGAACAAGGAGCTCTACCACATCCACCCGCCG gaagtgacagaggaggtggtgggttcTCCCATCCCAGAGCCCAGACAGAGGTCCCGCCTGTTCCGCTCGCAGTCCGAGAGCTCTGACGATCTCTCTGAACTGGACCTGTCCCACGGCAAGAAGGATGCCTTCgtgctggag ATTGACGACACTGACGCGGTGGAGGACATCCACTCCCTCCTCACTGACGCAGCCACACCCACAG GTTTCTACAGCTGTAACACTGAGATCATGCCTGGGATTCAAAACTGGACTGGCAGTCTACAG atGTTTACGTCCGTGCGGGTGTTTAGGTTAAGCAATGCCAATTTGACCAACCAGGGCCTGAATAAGACCTTCATTGACCTGTGTGAGAACCTGCTGAAG AGTCTGTACTTCAAGCTGCGCTCCATGGTGCCCTGCTGTCTGTGCCATCTGAACTTCGCTGTAGCTGTGCCAGAGGAGGATCTCATAcag GTTGCGGTGACGGCGGTAGCGATGAGTTTTGATAAGGACCAGgctcaggagagaccaggagtggACAAGACTATCACCAAGG GGAGCGCAGAGACCGAAGAGCAGTTGCAGTTCTCCTTGGAGCTGTGCGCTGAGTCATCGGCCAGCAACCAGCCTCCAGGCCGAACCTCAG GTGTCACAGACTGCGGCAACGCCCACCCGTCGTCCAGAG ctccctccgTTGATTACGGTTCCTTTGCAGACAGATGCAGCACCTGGCTAGAGCTGCTTAGGCTGAAAGCTCACACCATAAGACGAGGATCAGTTAAGACAA TCTCGTCATCAGAGCGCTGCAGTCCTCTACCAGAGGGGCGTTCCCGCTCGCTGCGTTCCACACGCTCATTCGGAGGCGGGTCGGTAACCGTGGTGAAGATGACGCCGCTGTCTTTCATTCCCGGAACCCGCATCGTTAAATACCTTGGAAtcatcaacatgttcttcatcaGAGAGACCACATCACTACGGGAG GAGGGTGGTGTGAGCGGGTTCCTGCACTCGTTTATTGCTGAAGTGTTTGCAATGGTCCGGGCCCACGTAGCAGCACTGGGGGGCAATGCAGTGGTCTCCTACAGCAtgaaggagtgtgtgttcatggagaACCCCAACAAGAACCAG GCTCAGTGTCTCATCAATGTGAGCGGCGACGCCGTCATCTTCGTCCGAGACTCCGACCTggaggccacgccccctttgATGAGCTGTGGACAGGTCTGCAGCAGTGGGACAGACGGGACCACATGa
- the c2cd5 gene encoding C2 domain-containing protein 5 isoform X7 has translation MPGKLKAKIVAGRHLPVMDRASDLTDAFVEVKFGNTTFKTDVYHKSLNPQWNSEWFKFEVDDEDLQDEPLQITVLDHDTYSANDAIGKVYIDIDPLLCSEAATVISGWFPIYDTIHGIRGEINVLVKVDLFNDLNRFRQSSCGVKFFCTTSIPRCYRAALVHGFVEELVVNEDPEYQWIDRIRTPRASNEARQRLISLMSGELQRKIGLKVLEMGGNAVVGYLQCFDLEGESGLVVRAIGTACTLDKLSSGTSSNTNTNTHTHSNTAPASNACNSPSKDSKEPVFSEDPPSSSAPPTPLKVLPSSSPPPMSPSKPCSRQSSSSDTDLSLTPKTGMGSGGSAGKEAGPLKTLLRQQTQTALEQRGAASSGLLLSAGEFPFFTLTCFPPGFLIHAGGVVSARSVKLLDRIHNPDEPETRDAWWEEIRQEIKSHAKALGCHAVVGYSESTSICEEVCILSASGTAAILNPRFMREGCLDVGGSDHRFEDSSPTSCGFCHIPYDELNMPFPAQLTYCYQCRRQKVPDVLFTTIDLPTEAAVNGKGCLIQARLCRLKKKAQGEVNATAISNLLPFMEYELHTQLMNKLKLRCMNALFGLRIQISVGENMLLGLASATGVYLTALPAPGGIQIAGKAPGDLSYEQHIATIQKRINDTIGKNKELYHIHPPKLFALDPEAFGCINMEVTEEVVGSPIPEPRQRSRLFRSQSESSDDLSELDLSHGKKDAFVLEIDDTDAVEDIHSLLTDAATPTGFYSCNTEIMPGIQNWTGSLQMFTSVRVFRLSNANLTNQGLNKTFIDLCENLLKSLYFKLRSMVPCCLCHLNFAVAVPEEDLIQVAVTAVAMSFDKDQAQERPGVDKTITKGSAETEEQLQFSLELCAESSASNQPPGRTSGVTDCGNAHPSSRAPSVDYGSFADRCSTWLELLRLKAHTIRRGSVKTSRRTLSLAHSVSSSERCSPLPEGRSRSLRSTRSFGGGSVTVVKMTPLSFIPGTRIVKYLGIINMFFIRETTSLREEGGVSGFLHSFIAEVFAMVRAHVAALGGNAVVSYSMKECVFMENPNKNQAQCLINVSGDAVIFVRDSDLEATPPLMSCGQVCSSGTDGTT, from the exons ATGCCAGGGAAATTGAAAGCCAAAattgtggcgggccgccacttGCCTGTAATGGACAGAGCCAGTGACCTGACAGATGCTTTTGTAGAG GTCAAGTTTGGAAACACAACTTTTAAAACGGATGTCTATCACAAATCACTCAACCCACAATGGAACTCTGAATGGTTCAAATTTGAG GTTGACGACGAAGACTTGCAGGACGAGCCCTTGCAAATCACGGTGTTGGACCATGACACGTACAGTGCCAACGATGCCATAGGGAAGGTTTACATTGACATCGACCCTCTGCTGTGCAGCGAAGCTGCCACTGTCATCTCCGGCTGGTTCCCCATCTACGACACCATACACG GTATCCGAGGGGAGATCAATGTCCTGGTGAAGGTCGACCTCTTCAACGATCTGAACCGCTTCCGACAGTCCTCCTGTGGCGTGAAGTTCTTCTGCA CTACGTCCATCCCGCGCTGCTACCGGGCGGCGCTGGTCCATggctttgtggaggagctggtcgTGAATGAGGACCCAGAGTACCAGTGGATTGACCGCATCCGAACCCCGCGCGCCTCCAACGAGGCCCGGCAGAGACTCATCTCCCTCATGTCCG GCGAGTTGCAGAGGAAGATAGGTCTAAAGGTGTTGGAGATGGGTGGGAACGCGGTGGTGGGTTACCTCCAGTGTTTCGACCTGGAGGGGGAGTCGGGACTGGTGGTCCGGGCCATTGGGACTGCCTGCACGCTGGACAAACTCAGCTCTGGAACTTCATCCAACaccaacactaacacacacacacactcaaacacagcaCCAGCGTCAAACGCCTGCAACTCTCCGTCCAAAGACAGCAAAGA GCCTGTGTTCAGTgaggaccccccctcctcctctgccccccccacccctctcaaagtcctcccctcctcctctcctccgcccatGTCTCCCTCCAAGCCATGCAGCCgccagtcctcctcctcagacactGACCTCAGTCTGACGCCCAAGACTG GAATGGGGAGTGGGGGCAGCGCTGGGAAGGAGGCGGGGCCCCTGAAGACTCTGTTGAGGCAGCAGACGCAGACGGCTCTGGAGCAAAGG GGAGCCGCCTCCTCTGGTTTGTTGCTAAGTGCCGGG GAGTTCCCCTTCTTCACTCTGACCTGTTTCCCCCCCGGTTTCCTGATCCACGCGGGGGGCGTGGTCAGCGCGCGCTCCGTCAAGCTGCTCGATCGCATCCACAACCCAG atgaGCCAGAGACTCGTGATGCGTGGTGGGAGGAGATTCGCCAAGAGATCAAGTCTCATGCCAAAGCCCTGGGCTGCCATGCTGTTGTGGGATACAGCGAGAGCACCAGCATCTG cgagGAAGTCTGCATTCTCTCAGCATCGGGTACAGCCGCCATCTTGAATCCACGGTTCATGCGCGAGGGCTGTCTGGACGTCGGTGGAAGCGACCACAG GTTTGAGGATTCATCCCCCACTAGCTGTGGCTTCTGTCATATCCCCTATGATGAACTCAACATGCCCTTCCCTGCCCAGCTCACCTACTGTTACCAATGTCGACGGCAGAAg GTTCCAGACGTGCTCTTCACAACCATCGACCTGCCAACGGAGGCTGCCGTCAACGGGAAGGGCTGCCTCATACAGGCTag gctGTGCCGTCTGAAGAAGAAGGCCCAGGGGGAGGTGAACGCCACGGCCATCTCCAACCTGCTGCCCTTCATGGAGTACGAGCTGCACACCCAGCTCATGAACAAACTCAAGCTGCGCTGCATGAACGCTCTGTTCGGCCTGCGCATTCAGATCAGCGTGGGAGAGAACATGCTGCTAGGCCTtgcc tctgcCACGGGTGTGTACCTCACAGCCCTCCCTGCCCCGGGGGGTATCCAGATAGCAGGCAAGGCGCCTGGAGACCTGAGCTACGAACAGCACATCGCCACCATCCAGAAACGCATCAACGACACCATCGGCAAGAACAAGGAGCTCTACCACATCCACCCGCCG AAATTATTTGCGCTGGACCCTGAGGCATTCGGCTGCATAAACATG gaagtgacagaggaggtggtgggttcTCCCATCCCAGAGCCCAGACAGAGGTCCCGCCTGTTCCGCTCGCAGTCCGAGAGCTCTGACGATCTCTCTGAACTGGACCTGTCCCACGGCAAGAAGGATGCCTTCgtgctggag ATTGACGACACTGACGCGGTGGAGGACATCCACTCCCTCCTCACTGACGCAGCCACACCCACAG GTTTCTACAGCTGTAACACTGAGATCATGCCTGGGATTCAAAACTGGACTGGCAGTCTACAG atGTTTACGTCCGTGCGGGTGTTTAGGTTAAGCAATGCCAATTTGACCAACCAGGGCCTGAATAAGACCTTCATTGACCTGTGTGAGAACCTGCTGAAG AGTCTGTACTTCAAGCTGCGCTCCATGGTGCCCTGCTGTCTGTGCCATCTGAACTTCGCTGTAGCTGTGCCAGAGGAGGATCTCATAcag GTTGCGGTGACGGCGGTAGCGATGAGTTTTGATAAGGACCAGgctcaggagagaccaggagtggACAAGACTATCACCAAGG GGAGCGCAGAGACCGAAGAGCAGTTGCAGTTCTCCTTGGAGCTGTGCGCTGAGTCATCGGCCAGCAACCAGCCTCCAGGCCGAACCTCAG GTGTCACAGACTGCGGCAACGCCCACCCGTCGTCCAGAG ctccctccgTTGATTACGGTTCCTTTGCAGACAGATGCAGCACCTGGCTAGAGCTGCTTAGGCTGAAAGCTCACACCATAAGACGAGGATCAGTTAAGACAAGTAGGAGGACACTGTCGCTAGCACACTCTG TCTCGTCATCAGAGCGCTGCAGTCCTCTACCAGAGGGGCGTTCCCGCTCGCTGCGTTCCACACGCTCATTCGGAGGCGGGTCGGTAACCGTGGTGAAGATGACGCCGCTGTCTTTCATTCCCGGAACCCGCATCGTTAAATACCTTGGAAtcatcaacatgttcttcatcaGAGAGACCACATCACTACGGGAG GAGGGTGGTGTGAGCGGGTTCCTGCACTCGTTTATTGCTGAAGTGTTTGCAATGGTCCGGGCCCACGTAGCAGCACTGGGGGGCAATGCAGTGGTCTCCTACAGCAtgaaggagtgtgtgttcatggagaACCCCAACAAGAACCAG GCTCAGTGTCTCATCAATGTGAGCGGCGACGCCGTCATCTTCGTCCGAGACTCCGACCTggaggccacgccccctttgATGAGCTGTGGACAGGTCTGCAGCAGTGGGACAGACGGGACCACATGa